In Serratia liquefaciens ATCC 27592, the genomic stretch GGTATTGAGACGGATGAAGGCGTCCCGGTGCTTTTATCCCACGAGACCAAGAAGTACCCGATACTGGCGGGTAATAATGTGATTACGCTTAAGGCATATGTCAAAGCGGAGCAAGCCGCGATCGCGACGAAAAGTATTGGTCGCGGTTCTTTTAGCGCGTCGGCAACCTTTAATCTGGAATACGAATAGCATTCAGCTTATTTAGAACATCCTATTGCGGTACCGCACTGATGCCCCGCACGCCGACCCTGGCAAACAGGGTTGGCGTTTTTGCCGTTCTGTCACTCCCTGAATTGTTGACCTTCCGTTTAAGTACATCGGCTTGACATCCGTTAGGCCAGGCTAGAATATGAATGAACGTTCGTTCATTTTATTCGGCGGCGACAGCCGCCTCCTTATACCGGGGCAGTATTAATGGGTAATCGCGACAAAATCGTTGAAGCTGCGTTGCATAGCTTTACTCACAAAGGGTTCCACCAGACCAGTATGCGGGATATTGCGCTTGCGGCTGGGGTCAGCGTGGGAAACCTTTACAACCACTTTGCCGGTAAGGAAGCGCTGATCGACGAAATTGCGTTTTTGGAGCATCGGGTTTTTGCCGATTTTGCTACCCCGTTGCTCGCTGAGCATGAGCGACCTAAGCAGGCGTTATCCGATTTTATCAGCGCCTATTATGATTTCGTCTCGTCCCCGGGCAATGTACAACTGTCGGCGGAAATAGTGGCTGAAGTCGCGCGAAATCCAGTACTGGCTGAGAAATTCAGCGTCAATCAGCAACAACTGGTGGCGGCGTTAAAGCAAGCTGTGGTACTAGCCCAGCAAAGTGGCGACATCGAAGCGTCGTTAAACCCTCACGAACTTGCTCAATTAATCCTGGATGTTGTTGAAAGCCAAGCCTGGCGGCAGACGATTTTCCCGTCCCGGGAACCGACAAGGGTACCGCCAAACCAACTGCTGGAGCAGTTGATCTTTGGCCGGTAATAGCGGAGGTCGGGGATGTTTGAGGTAGAGCCATATCGTGAATCTTGTCGTTTGCAAACCGCTGCACTGATCTTTTCCGCCTTTAGCGACAAATTTCAACGCCCATGCGGCTTAAGCGAACGTCAGCAATGGCGGCTATTTTACCGGTTGTG encodes the following:
- a CDS encoding TetR/AcrR family transcriptional regulator; protein product: MGNRDKIVEAALHSFTHKGFHQTSMRDIALAAGVSVGNLYNHFAGKEALIDEIAFLEHRVFADFATPLLAEHERPKQALSDFISAYYDFVSSPGNVQLSAEIVAEVARNPVLAEKFSVNQQQLVAALKQAVVLAQQSGDIEASLNPHELAQLILDVVESQAWRQTIFPSREPTRVPPNQLLEQLIFGR